The proteins below come from a single Lineus longissimus chromosome 5, tnLinLong1.2, whole genome shotgun sequence genomic window:
- the LOC135487791 gene encoding uncharacterized protein LOC135487791, giving the protein MPSPVRAPADPAAAVAPQPMISLPNFASFDPHTDPTAIGPRWERWLARFERLFVGIGLTDPTRKRALLLHYAGPDVDEIFDTLTETGDDDDYNTVKAKLTAHFLPKKNVAFEVYNFRQCTQAKDETLDAYHTRLRKLAKTCDFANVDREICAQIITGTNSHQLRRKALREDMNLTKILDTGRAFELSEHQATKLEESQHQTVNKIRANDKSQGKGSQRQSRPKQKTRRFQSQSKPDQDRRRDGRDTRPQQRHNDQNCGKCGGRPHKVSSNCPANGQECHRCKKIGHFGRMCRSKTNSANTLMTEADEDSDYCYFTQAVKSNNPTLCTITIGKKPKMARGP; this is encoded by the coding sequence ATGCCATCACCAGTACGAGCTCCTGCTGACCCAGCTGCCGCTGTTGCGCCTCAACCGATGATATCTCTACCTAACTTTGCTTCATTTGATCCTCATACTGACCCTACCGCTATTGGCCCCAGATGGGAAAGGTGGTTGGCTAGATTTGAGAGACTCTTTGTTGGAATAGGTTTAACTGATCCCACAAGGAAGAGAGCATTGCTACTACATTACGCAGGACCTGATGTAGATGAGATATTCGACACGTTGACAGAGacaggcgatgatgatgactataATACTGTTAAGGCTAAGTTAACTGCGCATTTTCTACCCAAGAAGAACGTAGCATTCGAGGTATACAACTTCAGACAGTGTACTCAAGCAAAGGATGAAACGCTTGATGCCTACCATACTCgcttgagaaaacttgccaagACATGTGATTTCGCGAATGTAGACCGCGAGATTTGCGCTCAAATCATAACCGGCACTAATTCACATCAACTTCGCAGAAAAGCGTTGCGTGAAGACATGAATTTAACTAAAATTCTAGATACTGGCCGCGCATTTGAATTGAGTGAGCACCAAGCAACCAAGCTTGAAGAATCGCAACATCAAACCGTTAACAAGATTAGAGCCAATGACAAGAGCCAAGGCAAAGGGAGCCAAAGACAGAGCAGACCTAAGCAGAAGACACGTCGTTTCCAGTCACAATCGAAGCCGGACCAGGACAGACGTCGCGATGGTCGAGATACCAGACCCCAGCAGCGACACAACGACCAGAACTGTGGTAAGTGTGGAGGGAGACCCCACAAAGTCAGTAGTAATTGTCCCGCCAATGGTCAGGAGTGCCATCGTTGCAAGAAGATAGGACACTTCGGGAGGATGTGCCGTTCAAAGACCAACAGCGCTAACACCCTGATGACAGAGGCTGACGAAGATTCTGACTACTGTTACTTTACCCAAGCTGTCAAGTCCAACAACCCAACGCTGTGTACGATAACAATCGGAAAGAAACCAAAAATGGCCAGAGGCCCATGA
- the LOC135487788 gene encoding uncharacterized protein K02A2.6-like yields the protein MIDSGAFVNLVDSKTFNVIRRAQPGIDPLLPADTQVFPYGSKTPILLKGMFRATARHKSETKWSKFYVTEGGGNLLGFKTASDLGILKIVHEVKSKTRPNPSSSKTLPDSLKKYEELFFGVGKIKREPVTLHIDKDVKPKLQPHRRIPFHIRKDVEKELQRLEELDIIEKVDGPTPWISPIVTVPKKSGAIRICVDMREANKAIKCERHLMPTLDDLVTDLNGSTVFSTLDLSSAYHQLELAKESRFITTFTTHLGLRRYKRLFFGINAASEIFQNAIAEILSDIPNCRNISDDIIIHGKDKAEHDKSLIAVMERLKEYGIRLNMPKCHFYQSEVKFYGHIFNSAGVTADVKKIEAIRDAPAPTDKSGIRSLLGMAQYLSRFIPWYASITAPLRELTHDKTEWQWNAEHEKALTDLKTALTGAKVMSYYDPRKKTELIVDAGPRGLGSILMQEGRVVSYASRALTDVETRYSQTEREMLAVVWATEHFRLYLYGSTSPFTVVTDHKPLIGIFQSQKPMSLRIERWRLRLTPYNYKLEYRPGRNEANPADFCSRHPVVGNEQNRANFVDDYVNYVIDNAVPKAMQLEEVKSETLRDHTLQKLKVAIETGYWRRDEECLKPFKRFQDELIVHNGIVLRGRRLVMPDALQRRAIDLAHVGHQGIIKTKMLLREKVWFPSIDAMVEECVKDCLPCQATSGRASKPEPLRMTKLPNGPWEEVSVDFYGPLPVPSADYLLVMMDDYSRYPEVEVIASTAAKTVIPKIDAIMSRHGVVSILKSDNGPPFSSHDFKRIAEYLGFQHCRVTPLYPQAIGEAERFMRNITKTVQAAHIEGRNWKQELQKFLRQYRATPHSTTGVSPFEALYGRRMKTQLPCADFNPELKTHSQSSMRDTDNERKQKIKMYADRRRNATESNIAEGDTVVVRQQKRNKLTPPFDPDPLKITRRDGNMLTAERDDRKITRNLTFFKRVPESLFENIQEEEVEIPDSDAPPTIAPETPSGISEPETSNQKLPVMTETTSQPLRRSTRTKRPNPRFKDFVLR from the coding sequence ATGATAGATTCGGGAGCATTCGTCAACCTAGTCGACTCCAAGACGTTCAACGTTATTCGCCGAGCCCAACCTGGTATAGACCCGTTGCTTCCAGCTGACACACAGGTATTCCCCTATGGTAGCAAGACGCCCATACTGCTGAAAGGAATGTTCCGAGCCACAGCACGTCACAAGTCCGAAACCAAATGGTCGAAGTTCTACGTGACTGAAGGAGGAGGGAATTTACTTGGTTTCAAGACCGCGTCGGATTTAGGAATCTTGAAGATCGTACATGAGGTTAAATCGAAAACGAGGCCCAATCCGTCCAGCTCCAAGACCCTTCCTGACTCGCTGAAGAAGTATGAAGAACTCTTCTTCGGTGTAGGCAAGATCAAACGTGAACCTGTGACACTTCACATTGATAAAGACGTCAAGCCGAAGCTGCAACCTCACCGTCGCATACCTTTCCATATCCGCAAAGATGTAGAGAAAGAGCTACAGCGTCTAGAGGAACTTGACATTATAGAGAAAGTCGATGGTCCGACACCGTGGATAAGTCCCATAGTTACAGTCCCCAAGAAATCAGGAGCAATTCGCATTTGTGTTGACATGCGCGAGGCAAATAAAGCGATAAAATGTGAAAGACATCTTATGCCGACTCTTGATGATCTAGTAACGGATTTGAACGGATCCACTGTGTTCAGTACCCTAGATTTGAGTAGCGCGTATCATCAACTAGAACTTGCAAAGGAATCACGTTTTATCACCACGTTCACCACCCATCTTGGTCTTAGACGCTACAAACGTCTTTTCTTTGGGATAAACGCCGCGTCGGAAATCTTTCAGAACGCAATCGCCGAAATTCTGAGTGACATACCGAACTGTCGAAATATCTCTGACGATATCATTATCCATGGCAAAGATAAAGCTGAACACGACAAGAGTTTGATAGCCGTGATGGAGAGACTGAAAGAATACGGAATTCGTCTCAACATGCCCAAGTGTCACTTCTATCAGTCAGAAGTGAAGTTCTACGGTCATATCTTCAATAGCGCTGGTGTTACCGCAGATGTGAAGAAGATCGAAGCTATAAGAGATGCGCCTGCCCCGACGGACAAGAGTGGAATACGTTCGTTACTCGGAATGGCCCAATACCTCTCGCGCTTCATTCCATGGTATGCTAGCATAACAGCGCCCCTTAGAGAGTTAACGCATGATAAGACAGAATGGCAGTGGAACGCGGAACATGAAAAAGCGCTAACAGACTTGAAGACTGCGCTCACCGGAGCAAAGGTCATGTCGTACTATGACCCGCGTAAGAAAACTGAACTCATCGTTGACGCAGGGCCCCGCGGATTAGGCTCGATTCTGATGCAAGAAGGTCGCGTTGTTTCATACGCTAGTCGCGCGCTCACCGACGTTGAGACGAGATACTCGCAGACAGAAAGAGAAATGCTCGCAGTGGTCTGGGCAACAGAACACTTCCGCCTATACTTATACGGTTCGACTTCCCCTTTCACCGTGGTCACAGATCATAAACCGTTGATCGGAATATTCCAAAGCCAGAAGCCGATGTCGTTACGGATTGAACGATGGAGATTACGTCTAACGCCGTATAACTACAAGTTGGAATATCGACCTGGAAGGAACGAAGCCAACCCAGCCGACTTTTGCAGTCGCCATCCTGTAGTAGGCAATGAGCAGAACAGAGCAAACTTTGTCGATGATTACGTCAACTATGTCATTGACAATGCGGTTCCAAAAGCCATGCAACTCGAAGAAGTAAAATCAGAAACCTTACGAGACCATACCCTGCAGAAGCTTAAAGTAGCTATCGAAACTGGCTACTGGAGACGAGATGAAGAGTGCCTGAAGCCATTCAAACGTTTCCAAGATGAGCTGATCGTTCATAATGGTATCGTCCTCCGAGGGAGAAGACTGGTAATGCCTGACGCACTGCAGAGAAGAGCCATTGACCTTGCTCACGTTGGTCATCAGGGCATCATCAAAACGAAGATGTTGCTGAGAGAAAAAGTATGGTTTCCGTCCATCGACGCCATGGTTGAAGAATGTGTCAAGGACTGTCTGCCTTGCCAAGCTACGTCTGGAAGAGCCAGCAAACCAGAGCCGCTACGCATGACAAAGCTGCCGAATGGTCCCTGGGAAGAAGTCTCTGTGGATTTTTACGGTCCTTTGCCAGTCCCAAGCGCTGACTACCTACTCGTGATGATGGATGACTACAGTCGTTACCCCGAGGTTGAAGTTATAGCTTCTACCGCCGCAAAGACAGTCATACCAAAGATAGACGCCATTATGTCACGCCACGGAGTTGTGTCGATTTTGAAATCCGACAACGGACCTCCCTTCTCGAGCCATGATTTCAAACGTATCGCTGAATACCTCGGTTTTCAACACTGCAGAGTGACTCCGTTATATCCCCAAGCTATCGGTGAAGCAGAACGTTTCATGAGAAACATCACTAAGACTGTGCAAGCCGCACACATCGAAGGCCGCAATTGGAAGCAGGAACTACAGAAGTTTCTACGCCAGTATCGTGCGACACCACATTCAACAACAGGTGTTTCGCCATTCGAAGCCCTCTATGGTCGTAGGATGAAAACCCAGCTTCCATGTGCCGATTTCAACCCAGAGTTGAAAACTCATTCTCAATCGTCAATGAGAGACACTGACAATGAACGCAAGCAGAAGATCAAAATGTATGCAGATCGCAGACGCAACGCTACTGAAAGCAACATTGCCGAAGGAGACACCGTTGTAGTTCGTCAGCAGAAACGTAACAAGCTAACGCCGCCATTCGATCCAGATCCATTAAAGATAACGCGTCGAGATGGTAATATGCTGACAGCCGAGCGAGATGATCGAAAAATAACTCGCAACCTAACGTTTTTCAAACGGGTGCCTGAAAGCCTGTTTGAAAACATTCAGGAAGAGGAAGTTGAGATTCCTGACTCAGATGCTCCGCCCACTATAGCACCTGAGACACCTTCTGGTATTTCTGAGCCTGAGACCTCCAACCAGAAACTGCCTGTGATGACTGAGACTACCTCACAACCACTCCGGAGATCAACTCGAACGAAGAGGCCTAACCCAAGATTCAAAGACTTTGTTCTTCGTTAA